Proteins encoded in a region of the Bombyx mori chromosome 23, ASM3026992v2 genome:
- the LOC101739989 gene encoding histone deacetylase complex subunit SAP18, which yields MKMAGLESMVVEEIKPTEKPVDREKTCPLLLRVFCSTGRHNSPGDYVRGNVPQNELQIYTWMDATLRELTGLVKEVNPETRRKGTYFDFAIVYPDMRSPTYRMREIGVTCSGQRGGDDNKTLSQLKFQIGNYLDISITPPNRMPPPMRRPQPYINNRQY from the exons atgaaaatggcGGGATTAGAATCAATGGTAGTTGAAGAAATTAAACCGACAGAAAAACCGGTGGACAGAGAAAAG ACCTGTCCTCTATTGCTCCGTGTGTTTTGTTCAACTGGCCGACATAATTCTCCTGGAGACTATGTTAGAGGAAACGTACCTCAGAatgaattacaaatatatacatgGATGGATGCTACACTGCGAGAACTTACAGGACTTGTAAAAGAAGTTAATCCTGAGACGAGACGGAAAGGCACATACTTTGATTTTGCCATTGTGTATCCTGATATGCGTTCCCCTACATATCGTATGAGGGAAATAGGAGTTACATGTTCCGGACAGAGAGGAGGCGATGATAACAAGACACTTTCACAACTGAAATTTCAAATTGGGAACTATCTAGACATCTCAATAACACCCCCAAACAGAATGCCACCACCAATGAGGCGTCCACAAccatatattaataatcgtcAGTACTGA
- the LOC101740260 gene encoding protein sarah: MAHQEDYDLFPEENVYINPEDGMPNIHPNIVNFEQESDTQDEVDNFDDLPKSVIVTNINSIVFSDEKLKKEMEDLFRTFSENVTFQWLRSFKRLRVNYDNPLAAANARIQLHQYQFYDSCINCYFAQPVTPISFKNLRPPAPVKQFLISPPSSPPVGWEPREEGEPIVNHDLLAALASLSPGESRELHAPTPTQPAIVVHTAISEVSPPPGAKKIPHTRCPEY; the protein is encoded by the coding sequence ATGGCACACCAAGAAGACTACGATCTATTTCCCGAAGAAAACGTTTACATAAATCCAGAAGATGGAATGCCTAATATTCATCCTAATATAGTTAATTTTGAACAAGAAAGTGATACTCAAGATGAAGTCGACAACTTTGATGACCTACCTAAATCTgttattgtaacaaacattaaTAGCATCGTTTTTTCTgatgaaaaattgaaaaaagagATGGAAGACTTATTCCGTACATTTTCGGAAAATGTAACGTTTCAGTGGCTCCGCAGTTTCAAAAGATTACGCGTTAATTATGACAACCCCTTAGCTGCCGCAAATGCACGAATTCAATTACATCAATACCAATTTTATGATTCATGCATAAATTGCTATTTTGCCCAACCTGTGACACCAATTTCATTTAAGAATCTCAGACCCCCGGCGCCTGTTAAGCAATTTTTGATTTCACCTCCATCAAGTCCTCCAGTTGGCTGGGAGCCTCGAGAAGAAGGTGAACCCATTGTGAATCATGACCTTTTAGCGGCACTTGCAAGTTTATCTCCTGGTGAAAGTCGAGAGCTACACGCACCCACACCAACACAACCAGCCATTGTAGTGCACACTGCAATATCAGAGGTTTCTCCTCCGCCTGGTGCAAAAAAAATTCCTCACACTCGTTGTCCAGAATACTGA